A window from Leptothermofonsia sichuanensis E412 encodes these proteins:
- a CDS encoding glycosyltransferase family 87 protein, translating to MTLKGLNPYIFDSDFYLDYFVKQFQVNPDTFHTAPFVYPPNIIPLIFPLSYLSAECASRLFFVVNLISSIFLILGGVLLLEPKTGKSTVVYIILMLLIFGTTSNLRMGQFSSITASLVLWSIIYARRSSDIFAGILLGFSTIKPTLSILFIIYFLAKRRFLLVGSCLLLSSILGIIGLFMSKNINILDFLSLYRSNSRIFFEDYWNSPYTAQLRIDSTVIFARLFPNHSTLVSIFSFFLIGVCVSLVVFLIYQMQKHNKSSSDIHLADVSLIACLSLVIAYSQSYNTVILALTIAFLINCLQQKELESYLLLFTMLSLTGISCLSYQYYWHIYISREEIPYFLRVSVGSVPNYAVLGLMFSSLFLVHLILQKKRKMQVCGAASSALDV from the coding sequence ATGACATTAAAAGGGCTAAATCCATATATATTTGACTCTGATTTTTACTTGGATTACTTTGTTAAGCAGTTTCAGGTGAACCCTGATACTTTCCACACAGCACCGTTCGTTTACCCACCTAATATTATCCCTCTCATATTTCCCTTAAGTTATCTAAGTGCTGAATGCGCTTCCCGGCTTTTTTTTGTAGTTAACCTTATCAGTTCTATATTTCTTATATTAGGTGGTGTCCTACTTTTGGAACCTAAAACAGGAAAATCAACCGTAGTTTACATCATTTTAATGCTACTTATTTTTGGAACTACTAGCAATTTAAGGATGGGACAGTTCTCATCTATTACAGCTAGTCTAGTTCTATGGTCCATAATTTATGCGAGAAGAAGTAGTGATATTTTTGCAGGTATCTTGCTTGGCTTTAGTACGATAAAGCCGACTTTATCTATTCTATTTATTATTTACTTCCTCGCAAAAAGAAGATTCTTATTGGTTGGTTCATGCCTCTTGCTTTCTTCGATTCTTGGAATTATTGGTCTATTTATGAGTAAGAATATAAATATTTTGGATTTCTTGTCTTTGTATCGATCTAACTCAAGAATTTTCTTTGAAGATTACTGGAATTCTCCTTACACAGCACAATTAAGAATTGACTCTACAGTTATATTTGCTCGTCTTTTCCCAAATCATTCAACATTAGTCAGTATATTTTCTTTTTTTCTAATAGGGGTTTGTGTTTCTCTAGTTGTATTTCTGATTTATCAGATGCAGAAACACAATAAGAGTTCATCAGATATACATTTAGCCGACGTTTCTTTGATTGCTTGTCTTAGCCTGGTTATCGCTTATTCTCAATCATACAATACTGTAATTTTGGCTTTAACTATTGCCTTTTTAATCAATTGTCTACAGCAAAAAGAATTAGAATCTTATTTGCTTTTGTTTACTATGTTGTCTTTGACAGGTATTTCTTGTCTTTCCTACCAATATTATTGGCATATTTACATCTCTCGTGAAGAAATACCTTATTTTCTCCGGGTGAGTGTTGGCTCAGTTCCAAATTACGCAGTTCTCGGCTTGATGTTTAGTTCTCTGTTTCTAGTTCATCTAATTCTTCAGAAGAAACGGAAAATGCAGGTATGCGGGGCAGCTTCGTCAGCCCTTGATGTTTAG
- a CDS encoding glycosyltransferase family 2 protein: MLSIPAVPALIDVSIVVPLYNEAPNIDHLLKRLESVCDALELSYEIVCINDGSRDETLSCLIEHHRRNSSIKVINLSRNFGKEVALTAGLDYTTGQTVVPIDADLQDPPELIADMLEKWRQGYDVVYAVRRSRQGESWLKKFTADTFYRIISRMSRVSIPRNTGDFRLMDRKVVDALKQLPERSRFMKGLFAWVGFKQTAIYYDRAPRYKGQTKWNYWKLWNFAIDGITSFSLVPLKVWSYVGLSLSILALIYASFLILRTLIYGVDLPGYASLMVTVLFLGGIQLITLGVIGEYLGRVYEEVKGRPLYLVRDVYGFDSPLPSTSDESQLHSDSGTKLQPPGKTENGVLL, from the coding sequence ATGTTATCTATTCCTGCTGTACCTGCTCTAATAGACGTTTCGATTGTTGTGCCACTTTATAATGAAGCACCAAATATCGATCATTTATTAAAACGCCTTGAGTCTGTTTGTGATGCTCTTGAACTGAGTTACGAGATTGTTTGCATTAATGACGGTAGCCGGGATGAAACTCTATCCTGTCTGATAGAGCACCATCGTCGAAATTCCTCAATTAAAGTTATCAATCTGTCTCGCAATTTTGGTAAAGAGGTTGCCTTAACAGCAGGACTTGATTATACAACTGGACAAACAGTAGTTCCGATTGATGCTGATCTGCAAGATCCGCCTGAGTTGATCGCCGACATGCTGGAAAAGTGGCGGCAGGGTTATGACGTTGTTTATGCTGTGAGGCGATCGCGCCAGGGTGAGAGCTGGCTGAAGAAGTTTACTGCTGATACCTTTTATCGAATTATCAGCCGTATGAGTCGGGTATCCATACCTCGCAATACAGGAGACTTTCGATTGATGGATCGAAAAGTCGTGGATGCTTTGAAACAACTACCCGAACGAAGTCGCTTCATGAAGGGGTTGTTTGCCTGGGTCGGCTTTAAGCAAACTGCAATCTACTACGATCGCGCTCCCCGGTACAAAGGGCAAACCAAATGGAACTATTGGAAATTATGGAATTTCGCCATTGATGGAATTACCTCATTTAGCCTTGTTCCATTAAAGGTCTGGAGTTATGTGGGGTTGTCCTTATCTATCCTGGCGCTCATTTATGCTAGCTTTCTGATTCTGCGTACCCTCATTTATGGAGTTGATCTGCCAGGGTACGCCTCTCTCATGGTTACAGTTTTGTTTTTGGGCGGGATTCAGTTAATTACGTTGGGAGTGATTGGAGAATATCTGGGACGGGTCTATGAGGAAGTCAAAGGGAGACCACTGTATTTAGTGCGCGATGTCTACGGCTTTGATTCACCCTTGCCATCGACAAGTGATGAGTCCCAACTCCATTCAGATAGTGGCACGAAGTTACAACCACCTGGAAAAACTGAAAATGGGGTGCTTCTGTAA